Proteins encoded by one window of Betaproteobacteria bacterium:
- a CDS encoding carboxymuconolactone decarboxylase family protein has product MTQLIEYENAKPEVKAVFDDIMATRKTDWINNIWKALANHPPTLARTWTEVKEVVGRQGRLDPLTKELIYVAVSMTNNCEYCIRSHTAAARKKGMDDEILGELIELVALANKTNRLAIGYQVEVDDRFK; this is encoded by the coding sequence TTGACGCAGCTGATCGAATACGAGAACGCGAAACCCGAAGTGAAGGCCGTGTTCGACGACATCATGGCCACCCGCAAGACCGACTGGATCAACAACATCTGGAAGGCGCTCGCCAATCACCCGCCCACGCTCGCCCGCACCTGGACGGAGGTGAAGGAAGTGGTGGGCAGGCAGGGCCGGCTCGATCCCTTGACGAAGGAGCTCATCTACGTCGCCGTGAGCATGACCAACAACTGCGAGTACTGCATACGCTCGCACACGGCGGCCGCACGCAAGAAAGGCATGGATGACGAGATCCTCGGCGAGCTCATCGAACTCGTTGCGTTGGCCAACAAGACGAACCGTCTTGCCATCGGCTACCAGGTCGAGGTGGATGACAGATTCAAGTAA
- a CDS encoding BolA family transcriptional regulator, translated as MTLEEEIRTRLAPLEAESLEVFDDSADHAGHAGARESGGGHFQVVIVSEKFAGHSRVARHRLVYDPLRDLIPHRIHALAIVAQTPAEAASAF; from the coding sequence ATGACGCTCGAGGAAGAGATCCGCACGCGCCTCGCACCGCTCGAAGCGGAGAGTCTTGAGGTATTCGACGACAGCGCCGACCACGCCGGTCATGCCGGCGCACGCGAGAGCGGCGGCGGGCACTTTCAGGTGGTCATCGTGTCGGAGAAATTCGCCGGTCACTCGAGGGTTGCCCGACATCGCCTGGTGTATGATCCGCTGCGCGATCTGATTCCGCACAGGATTCATGCGCTTGCGATCGTCGCCCAGACACCGGCGGAGGCTGCCTCGGCCTTCTGA
- a CDS encoding nitroreductase produces the protein MTLEQLLNDRFSCRAYRPEEVSRETQRRAFAAAQRTPSWCNTQPWQVHVVSGDARDRICRELHGLAAGGQPGNPDFAFPGSYAGVYKDRRKVCGVQLYESLGIGRDDRDRAHAQALENFRGFGAPHVAFITTEQALGIYGMLDCGLYVMSLMLALQAESVQCIAQAALASYPDAVRRFFGLPDSRRVVCGLSFGLADHSAPINGYRTERVAIDDAVHWID, from the coding sequence ATGACCCTTGAACAACTGTTGAACGACCGTTTCAGCTGCAGAGCGTACCGGCCGGAGGAGGTGTCGCGCGAAACGCAGCGGCGTGCCTTCGCCGCGGCTCAGCGCACGCCCTCGTGGTGCAACACCCAGCCCTGGCAGGTCCATGTCGTTTCCGGAGACGCGCGCGACCGGATCTGCCGCGAGCTCCATGGACTCGCTGCGGGCGGGCAGCCCGGCAATCCCGATTTCGCGTTTCCAGGGTCCTACGCGGGGGTCTACAAGGACCGGCGGAAGGTGTGCGGCGTGCAACTGTACGAATCGCTGGGCATCGGACGCGACGACCGCGATCGCGCCCATGCGCAGGCGCTGGAGAACTTTCGCGGTTTCGGCGCGCCGCACGTCGCCTTCATCACGACCGAACAGGCGCTGGGCATCTATGGAATGCTGGACTGCGGGCTTTATGTGATGTCGCTGATGCTGGCGTTGCAGGCGGAGTCCGTGCAATGCATTGCGCAGGCGGCGCTGGCTTCCTATCCCGATGCCGTGCGGCGGTTCTTCGGATTGCCGGATTCGCGGCGCGTGGTCTGCGGACTGTCGTTCGGTCTTGCGGACCACTCGGCGCCGATCAACGGCTACCGCACCGAGCGTGTCGCCATTGACGACGCGGTGCACTGGATCGACTGA
- a CDS encoding peptidylprolyl isomerase: protein MRVFKSAALIAAGVCGITLFSASYAEEAKNVAVVNGVAIPQARMDFVVKMQAQQGQKDSPEMRKQLRDVLITREIITQEAIKQGLDKSEEFQTQIDLARQQVLVNAFLEDYLKKHEPSDADLRAEYEKVKAEQSAPDAKEFKARHILVKKEADAKAILAQLKKGAKFEDLAKKKSEDSGSKNKGGELDWTDGNNMVKPFAEAMRGLKKGETTAKPVQTQYGYHIIRIDDVRAITFPPFEEVKDQVAKQVIGKQRDQMVDELRKAATVSE, encoded by the coding sequence ATGCGAGTGTTCAAGTCTGCCGCGCTGATCGCGGCCGGTGTCTGCGGCATCACGCTGTTTTCCGCGAGCTATGCCGAGGAAGCCAAGAACGTGGCGGTCGTCAACGGCGTGGCCATTCCTCAGGCCCGCATGGACTTCGTCGTCAAGATGCAGGCGCAGCAGGGGCAGAAGGATTCGCCGGAGATGCGCAAGCAGCTTCGCGACGTGCTGATCACCCGCGAGATCATCACCCAGGAAGCCATCAAGCAGGGGCTCGACAAGAGCGAGGAATTCCAGACGCAGATCGACCTGGCCCGTCAGCAGGTGCTGGTCAACGCGTTCCTGGAGGACTACCTCAAGAAGCACGAGCCGAGCGACGCGGACCTTCGCGCCGAGTACGAGAAGGTGAAGGCCGAGCAGAGCGCGCCTGACGCGAAGGAGTTCAAGGCCCGCCACATCCTGGTCAAGAAGGAAGCCGATGCGAAGGCCATCCTCGCGCAACTCAAGAAGGGCGCCAAGTTCGAGGATCTCGCCAAGAAGAAGTCCGAGGATTCCGGTTCCAAGAACAAGGGCGGCGAACTGGACTGGACCGACGGCAACAACATGGTCAAGCCGTTTGCCGAGGCGATGCGGGGCCTCAAGAAGGGCGAGACGACCGCGAAGCCCGTGCAGACGCAATACGGCTATCACATCATCCGCATCGACGACGTGCGCGCCATCACCTTCCCTCCATTCGAGGAAGTGAAGGATCAGGTGGCAAAGCAGGTGATCGGCAAGCAGCGCGACCAGATGGTCGACGAACTGCGCAAGGCCGCGACCGTATCCGAGTGA
- a CDS encoding TetR family transcriptional regulator, translating into MVRESARDGILDAAEAIVRERGAAHVTLDAVAERAGLSKGGVLYHFQTKEALLTALVERMTQAFRDLYVEAHGRMGGDASRILEAYLEAVTTAEEKLGQTSCALIPALAANPELLEPIRQFYQHHYAQLPNTPVGYEQAAVVTLALDGMWLLEMLGVSPLQPKDEKRIAKFLAKLATERFD; encoded by the coding sequence ATGGTGAGGGAGAGCGCACGGGACGGCATCCTGGATGCGGCCGAAGCCATCGTCCGCGAGCGGGGGGCCGCCCACGTGACGCTCGATGCCGTGGCCGAACGGGCCGGGTTGAGCAAGGGCGGCGTGCTGTACCACTTCCAGACCAAGGAAGCGCTGCTTACCGCCCTGGTTGAACGGATGACCCAGGCCTTTCGCGACCTGTACGTCGAAGCCCATGGCCGCATGGGTGGCGACGCGTCGCGGATTCTCGAGGCCTACCTCGAGGCCGTCACCACCGCCGAGGAGAAGCTCGGCCAGACGTCCTGCGCCCTCATTCCGGCGCTTGCGGCGAATCCCGAACTGCTGGAGCCGATCCGGCAGTTCTATCAGCACCACTACGCGCAGCTTCCCAATACCCCCGTGGGGTACGAACAGGCGGCCGTGGTGACGCTGGCGCTCGACGGCATGTGGCTTCTCGAGATGCTGGGTGTCTCGCCGCTGCAGCCCAAGGACGAGAAACGCATCGCGAAGTTCCTCGCGAAGCTCGCGACCGAGCGCTTCGACTGA